The genomic interval GGGTTGAAAATACTCTATTTGCAGCGACATGGCTAAATACTATGGTTAGACTCCTTCAAATTTTATCATCTTAGCGAGCAGTTGCTCTGTTTTCTATTTCGGTTTTCATAGCTTCAAGAGAATTTCTCAAACTATCTCGATAGATAGAATAGAAGATATTCTCGGGTACACCAGTATCTGGTGTCACTGTAACTGTGTGGGTAACTAAAACTTGACTAGGTGTGCTTTCATCCCCGATGATTATAGGTGTTACTTCCCAAGTACCTTGTAGCTCACTGACGCCACCTTCTACTAGAGAAAAGTTAATTTTTGTAAAGGGTGTTTCCGCAACAGCGATGGTTAAACTAGTTTCCCGATTAAAAATAAGTACAGATGTTCTTTGGACTTGCTCAAAGACAGTTTTATTCCCATCAGTTTCTTGGATTTGGATACTAACAACATCAGGTAAAAAATTAGGGTAATTTTGATAATCAGTTAAAACCTCCCAAGCTTCCTCTGCAGAAGCTTTCACCAGGAATCTACCTCGATATTCCCTGGTTTGACCAACTACAGCTATTTGGTTATCCTGAAGAGCTGCTCTTTCCTGTGCGGTTAATTGTAATAAGACTCT from Gloeocapsa sp. DLM2.Bin57 carries:
- a CDS encoding cyclase/dehydrase; the encoded protein is MFKTFKILSLAVVFQFLYLFTPAQATPTLERVLLQLTAQERAALQDNQIAVVGQTREYRGRFLVKASAEEAWEVLTDYQNYPNFLPDVVSIQIQETDGNKTVFEQVQRTSVLIFNRETSLTIAVAETPFTKINFSLVEGGVSELQGTWEVTPIIIGDESTPSQVLVTHTVTVTPDTGVPENIFYSIYRDSLRNSLEAMKTEIENRATAR